A stretch of Lathyrus oleraceus cultivar Zhongwan6 chromosome 6, CAAS_Psat_ZW6_1.0, whole genome shotgun sequence DNA encodes these proteins:
- the LOC127096661 gene encoding uncharacterized protein LOC127096661, protein MGSLMAGWGSSSIDPKSATLQRNLSLTKNEIDAYWKSKKKIEEEHFRAISNLSETIDQVSRDNDLEKKLKKSMTMPATNIRDSFNMSILDTNLEQLINKNGWWTKSSWAFLNEPPLMEAASNKYAAQFHVANLGPSKLNPEDEISA, encoded by the exons ATGGGTTCTCTTATGGCAGGATGGGGTTCTTCCTCCATTGATCCTAAATCAG CCACACTTCAAAGGAATTTGTCACTTACTAAAAACGAAATTGATGCTTATTGGAAATCAAAGAAGAAGATAGAGGAAGAACACTTTAGAGCCATTTCCAATCTCTCTGAGACTATTGATCAG GTTAGCAGAGACAATGATCTTGAAAAGAAGCTTAAGAAATCAATGACTATGCCTGCGACCAACATAAGGGACTCCTTTAATATGTCCATACTTGACACAAATTTGGAGCAACTTATCAACAAAAATGGATG GTGGACAAAGAGTAGTTGGGCATTCCTGAATGAGCCACCATTGATGGAAGCTGCATCTAACAAGTATGCAGCTCAGTTTCATGTTGCCAATTTGGGACCATCCAAATTGAACCCAGAAGATGAAATTAGTGCTTGA
- the LOC127096660 gene encoding pentatricopeptide repeat-containing protein At5g09450, mitochondrial, translated as MAFRSLLSLIKQRNNNALINNGYHNHRSARFVTSGAVSNDYDEETSTTAEVDDDDLRSRILRLRLPKRSATNVLQKWVLQGNSIPVSQLRDISNELRSSQRYKHALEISEWMVSHEEYELSDSDYADRIDLMTKVFGIDAAERYFEALPLAAKTCETYTALLHSYAGARMTEKAEELYERIKDSNLPFDALTYNEMMTLYMSVGQVEKVPSVVEDLKQQKVAPDMFTYNLWISSCAASLNIGEVRRILEEMSDGAGSDESWIRYLNLANIYVTAGHLDSASSNPLVETEKQITQSQWITYDFLIILYGAMGNKDKLDHIWNSLRMTKQKMISRNYICILSAYLILDHTKEAGEVIDQWKQSTTTDFDTNACKRIMDAFTNIGLNEVANNLNLILIEKNLNPDPKITN; from the exons ATGGCGTTCCGTTCTCTTCTCTCTCTCATCAAACAAAG AAACAACAACGCTTTAATCAACAATGGTTATCACAATCATCGTTCAGCAAGATTTGTAACTTCCGGTGCTGTGAGTAATGATTACGACGAAGAGACGTCAACCACTGCGGAGGTTGATGATGATGATCTAAGAAGCAGAATCTTGCGGCTGAGACTCCCCAAACGAAGTGCTACCAATGTTCTTCAGAAATGGGTTCTACAAGGGAATTCTATTCCTGTTTCTCAGCTTCGTGATATTTCTAACGAGCTTAGAAGCTCTCAGCGTTACAAACACGCTTTGGAG ATATCAGAATGGATGGTTAGTCATGAAGAATACGAGTTATCAGACTCTGATTATGCAGACCGCATAGATTTGATGACCAAGGTTTTCGGCATTGATGCTGCAGAGCGCTACTTTGAGGCTTTACCACTTGCTGCAAAGACATGTGAGACTTACACCGCCCTCCTCCATTCTTATGCAGGAGCAAGAATGACTGAAAAAGCCGAGGAACTATATGAAAGGATAAAAGATTCAAACCTCCCCTTTGATGCCCTTACTTACAATGAAATGATGACTCTTTACATGTCAGTCGGGCAGGTTGAAAAGGTCCCGTCAGTTGTTGAAGACCTCAAACAACAAAAGGTTGCTCCGGATATGTTTACTTATAATCTATGGATAAGTTCATGTGCTGCTTCTCTTAATATTGGTGAAGTTAGAAGGATTCTTGAAGAAATGAGTGACGGTGCGGGTTCTGATGAAAGTTGGATTCGATATTTGAACTTGGCCAACATATATGTTACCGCGGGTCATCTTGATAGTGCAAGTTCAAACCCACTTGTCGAGACCGAGAAACAGATCACGCAAAGTCAATGGATAACATATGATTTCTTGATCATTCTTTATGGCGCGATGGGAAATAAGGATAAACTTGATCATATATGGAATTCATTGAGAATGACGAAACAAAAAATGATTAGCAGGAATTATATCTGCATTCTTTCTGCATATCTGATTCTTGATCACACAAAAGAAGCAGGTGAAGTTATTGATCAATGGAAACAATCGACTACCACAGATTTTGATACAAATGCTTGTAAAAGGATTATGGATGCTTTTACAAACATTGGATTGAATGAAGTAGCAAACAATTTGAATTTGATTCTCATAGAGAAGAATCTCAATCCAGATCCAAAAATAACtaactag